The proteins below come from a single Aegilops tauschii subsp. strangulata cultivar AL8/78 chromosome 6, Aet v6.0, whole genome shotgun sequence genomic window:
- the LOC109742332 gene encoding thioredoxin-like protein CDSP32, chloroplastic, with translation MASTAQLLGHLASSTATASLSFTPVSGGGSSSKVRFLPATAQRRRMVARPRAAVSGAEKEKAKPAESGGKEDERVVQVHSAEEFDSALQKAKNRLVVVEFAASHSVNSKRIYPCMVDLSRTCGDVDFLLVMGDESEATRELCQREGITQVPHFSFYKGTEKVHEEEGIGPDQLAGDVLYYGDNHAGVVQLHSRTDVEALMAEHSGEGGKLLVLDVGLKHCGPCVKVYPTVVKLSRSMADTAVFARMNGDENDACMQFLKDMEVVEVPTFLFIRDAKIVGRYVGSGKGELIGEILRYQGVRVTY, from the coding sequence ATGGCGTCCACCGCACAGCTTCTTGGCCACCTCGCCAGCTCCACGGCCACAGCCAGCCTTAGCTTCACGCCTgtcagcggcggcggcagcagcagcaaggtCAGGTTCCTGCCGGCAACGGCGCAGAGGCGCCGCATGGTGGCgcggccgcgggcggcggtgTCCGGTGCGGAGAAGGAGAAGGCCAAGCCGGCCGAGTCCGGCGGcaaggaggacgagcgcgtggtGCAGGTGCACAGCGCCGAGGAGTTCGACAGCGCGCTCCAGAAGGCCAAGAACCGGCTCGTGGTGGTGGAGTTCGCGGCGAGCCACAGCGTGAACAGCAAGCGCATCTACCCGTGCATGGTGGACCTCAGCCGCACCTGCGGCGACGTCGACTTCCTCCTCGTCATGGGCGACGAGTCGGAGGCCACGCGGGAGCTCTGCCAGCGGGAGGGCATCACCCAGGTGCCGCACTTCTCCTTCTACAAGGGCACCGAGAAGGTGCACGAGGAGGAGGGCATCGGCCCCGACCAGCTCGCCGGCGACGTCCTCTACTACGGCGACAACCACGCCGGCGTCGTGCAGCTGCACAGCCGGACGGACGTGGAGGCGCTCATGGCGGAGCAcagcggcgagggcggcaagctgcTGGTGCTGGACGTCGGGCTCAAGCACTGCGGGCCATGCGTCAAGGTCTACCCCACCGTCGTCAAGCTCTCCCGCTCCATGGCCGACACCGCCGTCTTCGCGCGCATGAACGGCGACGAGAACGACGCATGCATGCAGTTCCTCAAGGACATGGAGGTCGTCGAGGTGCCCACCTTCCTCTTCATCAGGGACGCCAAGATCGTCGGCCGCTACGTCGGCTCCGGCAAGGGCGAGCTCATCGGCGAGATCCTCCGCTACCAGGGCGTCAGGGTTACATACTAA